The following coding sequences lie in one Silvanigrella aquatica genomic window:
- a CDS encoding class I SAM-dependent methyltransferase produces MESMFKNRIIKNYNFLKKWAKRENITAYRVYDKDIPQYPFAVDLYSKSVVLYQYERSQNQKDMPEEFEMADKLQLDEVILTLKNVFCVEENNIYLKVRKKQKGISQYERQTEQGITEIIHEGDMKFIVNLSDYLDCGIFLDHRKTRQIVKKNAHNTHFLNLFAYTGSVSIAAAMGNAKSITTVDMSNTYLNWAKENFKLNNIPVDDHDFLRENIMEWLPKASIKAKKYDFIFVDPPSFSNSKKMQDSFDVQKDYVEILKHCERMLTPNGKIIFSCNLRSFKFDNELFSNNFKIENITKKTLPQDFRNEKIHYAWFLTKMN; encoded by the coding sequence ATGGAATCAATGTTTAAAAACCGAATTATTAAAAATTATAATTTCCTTAAAAAATGGGCAAAAAGAGAAAATATCACCGCCTACCGTGTTTATGATAAGGATATTCCTCAATATCCTTTTGCTGTAGATTTATACTCTAAATCCGTGGTTTTATATCAATATGAACGCTCACAAAATCAAAAAGACATGCCTGAAGAATTTGAAATGGCAGATAAGCTTCAATTAGACGAAGTGATTCTTACCTTAAAAAATGTTTTCTGCGTTGAAGAAAATAATATCTATTTAAAAGTGAGAAAAAAGCAAAAAGGAATTTCACAATACGAAAGACAAACAGAGCAAGGTATTACAGAAATTATTCATGAAGGAGATATGAAATTTATTGTAAACTTATCTGATTATCTTGATTGTGGAATATTTTTAGATCATAGAAAAACCAGACAAATTGTAAAAAAGAACGCACATAATACGCATTTCTTAAATTTATTTGCTTATACCGGTTCCGTGAGTATTGCCGCTGCTATGGGAAATGCAAAAAGCATTACAACAGTGGATATGAGCAATACTTACTTAAATTGGGCTAAAGAAAATTTTAAATTAAATAACATTCCAGTTGATGATCACGATTTTCTCCGCGAAAATATTATGGAATGGCTGCCTAAAGCAAGCATAAAAGCGAAAAAATATGACTTTATATTTGTAGACCCCCCTTCTTTTTCTAACTCTAAAAAAATGCAAGATAGCTTTGATGTGCAAAAAGATTATGTAGAAATTCTAAAACACTGCGAAAGAATGTTAACCCCAAACGGAAAAATTATTTTTTCCTGTAACCTGCGTAGCTTTAAATTTGATAATGAACTCTTTTCAAATAATTTTAAAATTGAAAATATTACTAAGAAAACCTTGCCTCAAGATTTTAGAAACGAAAAAATACACTACGCTTGGTTTTTAACGAAAATGAATTAA